From Camelina sativa cultivar DH55 chromosome 20, Cs, whole genome shotgun sequence, the proteins below share one genomic window:
- the LOC104772502 gene encoding uncharacterized protein LOC104772502 — translation MSEQEAQSRAPSGEHTTIPQPRGRLRTRATARKRVIYPIQVHLRNTVLCDLCGATGHLTIHGWRTMPVTPPNHVRHSAGQTTDWPGRIVTLRRTARDRAEVPPTIRFPSRATGSRLSATYIPYWLDYIDHSAPPKEILRTFLLNNLSLTHPLEENHVLKFFLNILELLPRCYSHFEVDEVEKTICFRCKMNMAYSGQRSYGIIVNADSLRVYNSVFVIRAFETTLKIIRLNVKMLCDKEGCGKRNYVQWMINNLPTVLTIALQWENNETSIDIYRTAAALETEICISAICRYEGDSLYTKYRLVSMACSHGDQYNCIAYENSSWVRYFGSEKEVIGDWKSVVDIFLTHDIRPEILFFESVLKLLRLHTC, via the exons ATGTCGGAACAAGAGGCACAGTCAAGAGCGCCGTCGGGAGAACATACCACGATACCGCAGCCTAGAGGCCGGCTGAGAACCAGAGCCACTGCCCGGAAGAGGGTGATTTACCCAATTCAAGTTCATCTAAGAAACACAGTACTTTGCGATTTGTGTGGAGCGACGGGACACTTAACTATACACGGTTGGAGGACAATGCCTGTAACACCCCCGAACCACGTCCGTCACTCGGCCGGACAAACCACGGACTGGCCCGGAAGGATCGTCACTCTGAGGAGAACTGCCCGCGATCGAGCCGAAGTTCCACCAACGATTAGGTTCCCTAGCCGGGCCACTGGCAGCCGCCTATCCGCTACGTACATCCCTTATTGGTTGGATTATATTGACCACTCTGCTCCTCCAAAGGAGATACTTCGTACTTTCCTACTCAACAATCTCAGTCTCACTCATCCTCTG GAAGAAAACCATGTTCTTAAATTCTTTCTAAACATCTTGGAGCTTCTTCCTCGCTGTTATTCACACTTTGAAGTTGATGAAGTGGAGAAAACCATTTGCTTTAGATGTAAGATGAATATGGCGTATTCTGGTCAACGTTCTTATGGCATCATCGTCAATGCTGATTCACTCAGAGTTTACAAC TCCGTATTCGTGATTAGAGCATTTGAGACTACCCTTAAGATCATCAGGCTCAACGTAAAGATGCTTTGCGACAAGGAAGGATGTGGGAAACGTAACTATGTTCAATGGATGATAAACAATCTCCCAACTGTTCTCACAATTG CACTTCAGTGGGAGAACAATGAGACTAGCATCGATATATACCGTACAGCTGCTGCTCTGGAAACTGAGATATGTATTAGTGCCATATGCAGATACGAAGGTGACAGCTTATACACCAAATACCGTCTTGTCTCAATG GCTTGCTCGCATGGAGATCAATACAACTGTATAGCTTATGAAAACAGTAGCTGGGTCAGATATTTTGGTTCTGAGAAAGAG GTTATAGGAGACTGGAAGAGTGTTGTCGACATTTTCCTAACGCACGATATTCGACCCGAGATTCTGTTTTTTGAGAGCGTACTTAAGCTCCTTCGACTGCATACATGCTAA